A region from the Neurospora crassa OR74A linkage group V, whole genome shotgun sequence genome encodes:
- a CDS encoding glutamate-cysteine ligase catalytic subunit has protein sequence MGLLALGTALDWPDAKQQAHLVRAWGIKQLLEIWNKAKGKERDAMLWGDEIEYLVVNYSKDEPKVLLSLRQADILKALADSKTLKVTGDCAPGTEANADAGNVTLPVFHPEFGRFMLEATPGKPWGIDFKDLLTVEADMKLRRCIAKDHMLSNEHPITLTTFPRIGSPGVFTEPSYPVSGPKLRSQFVPDEIANPHIRFPTLAANIRSRRGRKVQVNVPVFRDENTPWPWKDPTVNYDLHNWPEDDDVRNGAAPDNFIHMDAMAFGMGSCCLQITFQAKNITEGRKMYDQLSPLGPILLALTAATPVYKGFIADTDVRWNQISRAVDDRTPEELGEKPLKNDRWRIPKSRYASNSTYISTDSRLRPEYMDPNLVIDPEIKQQLLDGGMDDRLATHFAHLFIRDPIVIFNEDLQELDLTKTDHFENIQSTNWQHMRFKPPPADNSIGWRVEFRPMEIQITDFENAAFSVFIVLITRAILSFDLNFYIPIVKVDENMETAHARNANLEKKFWFRKNPFPVRTTRRGGSASRSASGTSTPNSGSSRPATPPLGPVEDEYRLMSVNEVINGTAYAKATSKEVTEDAEEGEEFPGLIPLVESYLDSVNMDVATRCGLARYLDLIRKRASGELWTAAKWIREFIAKHPGYKKDSVVSEEITKDLVGAVIEIGEREKRGLGIDDLIGQVPDLEKLFGGFLKGKSPCGGGQAALEQKLKDDDAKVNGVKRKFNEEQ, from the exons ATGGGTCTTCT AGCTTTGGGAACGGCTTTGGATTGGCCAGATGCCAAGCAGCAAGCACATCTCGTCCGTGCCTGGGGCATTAAG CAACTACTCGAAATATGGAACAAGGCTAAGGGGAAGGAGCGTGACGCTATGCTCTGGGGTGATGAG ATCGAGTACTTGGTCGTCAACTATTCCAAAGATGAGCCCAAGGTCCTGCTCTCCCTTCGCCAGGCCGATATTCTCAAAGCCTTGGCCGACAGCAAGACTCTTAAGGTAACAGGAGACTGCGCTCCTGGAACTGAGGCCAACGCAGATGCCGGGAACGTAACTCTTCCCGTTTTCCATCCGGAATTCGGAAGATTCATGCTCGAAGCCACCCCCGGAAAGCCATGGGGCATCGACTTCAAGGACCTGTTGACCGTTGAGGCCGACATGAAGTTGAGGAGGTGCATTGCCAAGGACCACATGCTTTCGAATGAGCATCCCATCACGCTCACTACTTTCCCCCGCATCGGCAGCCCAGGAGTATTCACTGAACCATCATATCCCGTCTCCGGTCCCAAGCTGCGATCGCAATTTGTCCCTGACGAGATCGCCAATCCTCATATTCGCTTCCCTACCCTTGCGGCCAACATCCGTTCGCGCCGCGGCCGCAAAGTCCAGGTCAATGTTCCAGTGTTCAGAGACGAGAACACCCCTTGGCCATGGAAGGACCCAACCGTCAACTACGACCTACACAACTGGCccgaggacgatgatgttCGTAATGGTGCCGCTCCCGACAACTTTATTCACATGGATGCCATGGCTTTCGGCATGGGCAGCTGTTGTCTGCAAATCACCTTCCAGGCCAAGAACATCACCGAAGGCAGGAAGATGTACGACCAGCTGAGCCCTCTAGGTCCTATCCTGCTTGCGCTCACTGCGGCAACACCAGTGTACAAGGGATTCATTGCCGATACCGATGTCAGGTGGAACCAGATCAGCAGGGCTGTGGACGACCGCACACCTGAGGAGCTGGGAGAAAAG CCCCTTAAGAACGACAGATGGCGGATTCCCAAGTCGCGTTATGCTTCGAACTCAACTTACATCTCTACCGACTCCCGATTGCGACCTGAGTACATGGATCCTAACCTCGTCATCGACCCCGAGATCAAGCAGCAGTTGCTCGACGGTGGCATGGATGACCGTTTGGCTACCCACTTTGCCCATCTCTTCATCCGCGATCCTATCGTCATCTTCAACGAAGATCTCCAGGAGCTTGACCTGACCAAGACGGATCATTTTGAGAATATCCAGAGTACTAACTGGCAGCACATGCGCTTCAAGCCACCTCCGGCTGACAACAGCATCGGTTGGCGTGTGGAGTTCCGGCCCATGGAGATTCAAATCACCGACTTTGAAAACGCCGCCTTCTCCGTCTTCATCGTTCTCATCACCCGTGCCATCCTTAGCTTCGACCTCAACTTTTACATCCCCATCGTGAAGGTAGATGAGAACATGGAGACCGCGCATGCGCGCAACGCCAACCTCGAAAAGAAGTTTTGGTTCCGCAAGAATCCATTCCCCGTCCGCACAACCCGCAGGGGCGGCAGTGCCTCCAGATCGGCTTCCGGCACCAGCACACCCAATAGCGGATCAAGCAGACCTGCCACCCCGCCCCTGGGCCCTGTCGAGGACGAGTACAGACTCATGAGCGTCAACGAGGTCATCAACGGCACCGCGTACGCCAAGGCGACTTCCAAGGAGGTGACCGAGGATGCCGAGGAGGGCGAAGAGTTCCCCGGTCTCATCCCCTTGGTGGAAAGCTACCTCGACAGCGTCAACATGGACGTCGCTACCCGTTGCGGACTCGCCCGCTACCTTGATCTCATCCGCAAGCGCGCCAGCGGTGAGCTCTGGACGGCGGCCAAGTGGATCCGTGAGTTCATTGCGAAGCACCCCGGATACAAGAAGGACAGCGTGGTCTCGGAGGAAATCACCAAAGATCTCGTCGGCGCCGTTATCGAGATCGGCGAGAGGGAGAAGCGCGGGCTGGGCATCGATGACTTGATCGGGCAGGTGCCGGATCTGGAGAAGTTGTTCGGCGGGTTTCTTAAGGGCAAGAGCCCATGCGGTGGTGGCCAGGCAGCTTTGGAGCAGAAGTTGAAGGATGACGACGCCAAGGTGAACGGTGTAAAGAGGAAGTTCAACGAGGAACAGTAG
- the gel-1 gene encoding glycolipid-anchored surface protein 5, whose protein sequence is MKSISLMSALASIASLSAATPTPTEREQPHKRADLPAITVSGNAFWKGKERFYIRGIDYQPGGSSGMTDPLADLDMCKRDVAEFKKLGVNTIRVYMVDNSKKHDDCMNLLADAGIYVVIDANTPLYSLNRYDPHQSYNDKYLQSVFATIDAFAKYDNTLAFFSGNEVINDVVNSTLAAKYVKATTRDMRQYIGNRGYRKIPVGYSAADVSQNRMQLASYMNCGTDDERSDFFAFNDYSWCSSNFVDSGWDQKVKMFTGYGIPIFLSEYGCITHTRDFAEIGALMSDKMTSVYSGGLMYEYAVEENGYGIAKLGPGSKVEEKPEFANFAKAMSKYPVPTGDGGFTSTTKAAACPTKDSNWLVDSTLLPAIPDGAKKFMKDGAGTGPGLNGEGSQQAQGTSTGDAEPGSGSPTNTASPSGSVESQKKSGSTRGIGSVDKAPFVVTGLVMFFTLTGTLLL, encoded by the exons ATGAAGTCTATCAGCTTGATGTCGGCGTTGGCGTCCATCGCTAGCCTCAGTGCAGCGACCCCGACGCCAACCGAGCGGGAGCAACCACACAAGCGGGCTGATCTCCCTGCTATCACAGTCTCCGGAAATG CCTTCTGGAAGGGCAAGGAGCGCTTCTATATCAGAGGAATCGACTACCAGCCGGGAGGATCGTCCGGCATGACGGATCCCTTGGCCGATCTCGACATGTGCAAGCGCGACGTTGCCGAGTTCAAGAAGCTGGGAGTCAACACCATCCGTGTCTACATGGTGGACAACTCCAAGAAGCACGACGATTGCATGAACCTCTTGGCCGATGCCGGAATTTATGTCGTTATTGACGCCAACACCCCCCTTTACTCGCTTAACCGTTACGACCCCCATCAGTCCTACAATGACAAATACCTCCAGAGCGTTTTCGCCACAATCGACGCTTTTGCCAAGTACGACAACACCcttgccttcttctcgggCAACGAGGTCATCAACGATGTGGTCAACAGCACCCTGGCAGCCAAATATGTCAAGGCCACCACTCGTGATATGCGCCAGTATATTGGCAACCGTGGCTACAGAAAGATTCCTGTTGGGTACTCGGCTGCGGATGTCTCTCAGAACCGCATGCAGCTCGCCAGCTACATGAACTGCGGAACTGACGACGAGAGAAGCGACTTCTTCGCCTTT AACGATTATTCCTGGTGCAGCTCGAACTTCGTGGACTCCGGCTGGGACCAAAAGGTGAAGATGTTCACCGGTTATGGCATCCCCATCTT CCTTTCTGAGTATGGCTGCATCACTCACACCCGCGACTTCGCCGAAATTGGGGCTCTTATGAGCGACAAGATGACCAGTGTCTACTCGGGAGGTCTTATGTACGAGTATGCGGTGGAGGAGAACGGATACGGAATTGCCAAGCTCGGCCCTGGAAGCAAGGTTGAGGAGAAGCCTGAATTTGCCAACTTCGCCAAGGCCATGAGCAAGTACCCGGTTCCCACGGGTGATGGCGGCTTCACCTCGACTACCAAGGCCGCTGCTTGCCCCACCAAGGACTCCAACTGGCTCGTTGACTCTACTCTGCTCCCCGCTATCCCCGACGGTGCCAAGAAGTTCATGAAGGACGGCGCTGGCACTGGTCCGGGTCTGAATGGTGAGGGCTCTCAGCAGGCCCAGGGTACCAGCACTGGCGACGCGGAACCGGGTTCTGGATCTCCCACAAACACTGCTTCTCCCTCCGGCAGCGTCGAGAGCCAGAAGAAGTCCGGAAGCACCCGCGGTATCGGCTCCGTTGACAAGGCTCCTTTCGTCGTCACCGGATTGGTCATGTTCTTCACCTTGACCGGCACCCTTCTTCTCTAG
- a CDS encoding ATP-dependent RNA helicase dbp-5 gives MADLASRITKPDEAPAAAPEAAPVSAPASEEPKAPENETSIEESQSNLVKNEYEVEIKLSDLQNDTESPLYSVSSFDELGLPEAVNRGLLAINFKKPSKVQEKCLPLMLSDPPRNMIAQSQSGTGKTAAFVLTVLSRIDLSKPHQPQALLLAPSRELARQIQTVVQTIGQFCENLIVEAAIPGAISRETGVRGSVVVGTPGTVMDLVKRRQFDISQLKVLVIDEADNMLDQQGLGDQCVRVKNMLPKTIQILLFSATFPDKVLRFAERFAPNANQMKLKHKELTVKGISQMFMDCPTEKDKYDILCKLYGLMTIGSSVIFVRTRETANEIQKRMEADGHKVSALHGAYEGQSRDVLLDEFRSGRSKVLITTNVLARGIDVSSVSMVINYDIPMKGPGEREPDAETYLHRIGRTGRFGRVGVSISFVHDRRSFEALSQIAQFYGIDLIQLNPNDLDDTERKVQEVIKSSRAQAEYVPSATDSAV, from the exons ATGGCTGATCTCGCCAGCCGCATCACCAAGCCCGACGAGGCTCCGGCTGCCGCCCCCGAGGCTGCGCCCGTGTCTGCCCCTGCGTCCGAAGAGCCCAAGGCCCCCGAGAACGAGACCTCCATCGAGGAGAGCCAGAGCAACCTTGTCAAGAACGAGTACGAAGTCGAGATTAAGTTGAGCGATCTTCAGAATGACACCGAAAGTCCTCTCTACTCCGTCAGCTCGTTCGATGAGTTGGGTCTCCCCGAGGCTGTCAACCGCGGTCTGCTCGCCATCAACTTCAAGAAACCTTCCAAGGTCCAGGAGAAGTGCCTTCCTCTCATGCTCTCCGACCCTCCCCGCAACATGATTGCCCAGTCTCAATCCGGTACTGGAAAGACTGCCGCTTTCGTCCTTACCGTTCTCTCCCGCATCGACCTGTCCAAGCCCCACCAGCCTCAGGCCCTTCTGCTTGCTCCCAGCAGAGAGCTTGCCCGCCAGATCCAGACCGTTGTCCAGACCATCGGTCAGTTCTGCGAGAATTTGATTGTCGAGGCTGCTATTCCCGGTGCCATCTCGCGCGAGACGGGTGTTAGAGGCAGCGTCGTCGTGGGAACTCCGGGAACTGTCATGGACCTTGTCAAGCGCAGGCAGTTCGATATCTCGCAGTTGAAGGTTCTTGTTATTGACGAGGCCGACAACATGCTTGACCAGCAGGGTCTGGGTGACCAGTGTGTCCGCGTCAAGAA CATGCTCCCCAAGACCATTCAGATCCTCCTTTTCTCTGCGACGTTCCCAGACAAAGTTTTGAGATTCGCCGAGCGCTTCGCACCCAACGCCAACCAGATGAAGCTCAAGCATAAGGAGCTTACGGTTAAAGGTATTTCGCAGATGTTCATGGACTGTCCTACCGAGAAGGACAAGTACGACATTCTTTGCAAGCTGTATGGTCTCATGACCATTGGTTCTTCCGTCATCTTCGTCCGG ACGAGAGAGACAGCCAACGAGATCCAGAAGCGCATGGAAGCAGATGGTCACAAAGTTTCGGCCCTTCACGGCGCCTACGAAGGCCAAAGCCGTGATGTTCTTCTCGATGAATTCCGCTCCGGACGTTCCAAggtcctcatcaccaccaacgtTCTGGCACGTGGTATTGATGTTTCCAGTGTGTCCATGGTCATTAACTACGACATTCCGATGAAGGGACCTGGCGAAAGGGAGCCGGACGCAGAGACATACCTTCACCGTATTGGTCGTACCGGTCGTTTCGGTCGTGTTGGTGTCTCGATCAGCTTTGTCCACGACCGTAGGAGCTTCGAAGCGCTCTCCCAGATCGCTCAGTTCTACGGAATCGACCTTATCCAGCTGAATCCCAACGACCTGGATGATACCGAGAGGAAGGTGCAAGAAGTTATCAAGTCGAGCAGGGCCCAAGCGGAGTACGTTCCCAGCGCTACTGATTCGGCCGTTTAG
- a CDS encoding transcription elongation complex subunit, with product MADIKIDSKVFQERVSHFYNAWKADKRSGDALFGGVSSIVILMGKVDENPEFHKNNAIHFWLLGYEFPTTLMLFTLDTIYILTTQKKAKYLDQVKGGRYPVEVLVRGKDAAENEKLFIKITDAIKAAGKKVGVLTKDTSKGPFIDEWKKVYADNCKDVEEVDVAQALSAGAFSVKDETELRAMRTSSKACVALLTPYFLDEMSNILDQDKKIKHSALADKVFNKLEDDKFWKTVELPNRQKLPADLDPEQLDWILGPIVQSGGKFDLKWQADSDNDILHPGIIIAAMGLRYKSYCSQIARTFMVDPNKSQESNYKFLLAVHNLILKEIRDGAIVKDVYTKAYNFVRSKKPDLEKHFLKNVGFGIGLENKDPTLILNNKNTRTLKDGMTLVVTTGFSDIQNPNPQDKNSKVYSLILSDTIRVTSSEPVVFTGEAPVDVDATSFFFKDEEEAQPTPKKEKRDSRVGAVATKNITSTRLRSERNTTVDEDADKRRREHQKELAQKKQKEGLAKYAESTADENGVEIKKFKRFESYKRDNQFPPKVKDMGIVIDQKNATIVLPVMGRPVPFHINTIKNASKSDEGEWSFLRINFLSPGQGVGRKDEQPFEDASAHFVRSLTFKSTDGDRYADIANQISNLKRDAVKKEQEKKDMEDVVEQDKLVEIRNRRPAVLDNVFIRPAMEGKRVPGKVEIHQNGIRYQSPLSTTQRVDILFSNVRHLFFQPCQHELIVIIHIHLKDPIIIGNKKKTKDVQFYREATDIQFDETGNRKRKYRYGDEDEFEAEQEERRRRAELDRLFKSFAEKIAEAGRNEGIEVDMPLRDLGFNGVPFRSNVYIQPTTECLIQITEPPFMVITLEDIEVAHLERVQFGLKNFDLVFVFKDFTRPPYHINTIPVESLEDVKEFLDSSDIAFSEGPLNLNWGVIMKTVTANTHQFFLDGGWGFLQNDSDDDEVEEEEEESAFEIDESELEDASESSEEDSEYDSNASEEASDEAEDSEEEEGEDWDELERKAKKRDRESGFDDEEERAAPKKRRK from the exons ATGGCAGACATCAAAATCGACAGCAAGGTCTTCCAGGAGCGCGTCTCGCACTTCTACAATGCCTGGAAGGCCGACAAGCGCTCCGGAGACGCTCTCTTCGGTGGCGTCTCTTCCATCGTCATCCTGATGGGCAAGGTCGACGAGAACCCCGAGTTTCACAAGAACAACGCTATCCAT TTCTGGCTGCTAGGTTACGAGTTCCCGACGACCCTCATGCTGTTTACCCTCGACACCATCTACATTCTCACCACCCAAAAGAAAG CCAAGTACCTCGACCAAGTGAAGGGCGGCAGATACCCCGTTGAGGTCCTCGTGCGGGGGAAGGACGCCGCCGAGAACGAGAAGCTTTTCATCAAAATTACGGATGCCATCAAGGCTGCGGGC aagaaggttgGCGTCCTTACCAAGGACACCTCCAAGGGCCCCTTTATCGACGAATGGAAGAAGGTCTATGCCGATAACTGCAAGGATGTGGAGGAGGTTGACGTTGCCCAGGCTCTGTCTGCTGGCGCCTTCTCCGTCAAGGATGAGACCGAGCTTCGTGCCATGCGGACCTCGTCCAAGGCTTGCGTCGCCCTCCTGACCCCTTACTTCCTCGACGAAATGTCCAATATCCTCGACCAAGATAAGAAGATCAAGCACAGCGCACTAGCCGATAAGGTCTTCAACAAACTGGAAGACGATAAGTTTTGGAAGACCGTCGAGCTGCCCAACCGACAGAAGCTCCCGGCTGACCTCGATCCCGAGCAGCTGGACTGGATTCTGGGACCGATCGTCCAAAGTGGTGGCAAATTTGACCTGAAGTGGCAGGCTGATTCTGACAATGATATACTCCACCCGGGAATTATCATCGCGGCTATGGGTCTCAGATACAAGTCCTATTGCTCCCAAATCGCCAGAACTTTCATGGTCGATCCCAACAAGTCCCAAGAAAGCAACTACAAGTTCCTACTTGCTGTCCACAACCTCATTCTCAAGGAGATCCGGGATGGTGCCATTGTCAAGGATGTTTACACCAAGGCCTACAACTTTGTGCGGTCCAAAAAGCCCGATCTTGAGAAGCACTTTCTTAAGAACGTCGGCTTTGGAATCGGCCTGGAGAACAAGGACCCGACCTTGAttctcaacaacaagaacaccCGTACCCTTAAGGATGGCATGACACTGGTTGTGACCACCGGCTTCAGTGATATCCAGAACCCCAACCCCCAAGACAAGAACAGCAAGGTCTATTCCTTGATCCTTTCCGATACGATCCGTGTCACTAGCTCCGAGCCGGTGGTGTTTACTGGCGAGGCGCCTGTCGATGTTGATGCCACCTCGTTCTTCTtcaaagatgaggaagaagcacAGCCCACACCGAAAAAGGAGAAGCGGGACTCTAGGGTGGGTGCCGTTGCAACCAAGAACATCACTAGCACTCGTCTACGCTCTGAGCGTAATACAACGGTAGATGAGGACGCGGACAAGAGACGTCGCGAGCATCAGAAGGAACTCGCGCAGAAGAAACAGAAGGAAGGCTTGGCCAAATACGCCGAATCTACCGCTGATGAGAATGGCGTCGAAATCAAAAAGTTCAAGCGCTTCGAATCTTACAAGCGGGATAATCAATTCCCGCCCAAGGTTAAGGATATGGGCATCGTTATTGATCAAAAGAACGCGACCATAGTACTGCCTGTTATGGGCAGGCCGGTACCCTTCCatatcaacaccatcaagaACGCAAGCAAGAGTGACGAGGGCGAGTGGTCATTCTTGAGAATCAACTTCCTATCTCCTGGCCAGGGTGTGGGTCGGAAGGATGAGCAGCCCTTCGAAGATGCATCTGCGCACTTCGTCAGGAGCTTGACTTTCAAATCAACCGATGGCGATAGGTATGCTGACATTGCAAACCAAATCTCGAACCTCAAACGAGACGCTgtcaagaaggagcaggagaagaaggatatggAGGACGTAGTTGAGCAGGACAAGCTCGTTGAAATCAGAA ACCGTCGGCCCGCCGTATTGGATAATGTCTTCATCCGGCCGGCCATGGAGGGCAAGCGTGTGCCTGGTAAGGTGGAAATTCACCAGAACGGTATTCGCTACCAGTCACCTCTCAGCACAACGCAACGCGTGGATATCCTCTTTTCCAACGTTCGCCACCTTTTCTTCCAACCATGTCAGCACGAGTTGATTGTGatcatccacatccacctcAAGGATCCCATTATCATtggaaacaagaagaagacgaaggatGTCCAATTCTACAGGGAAGCCACCGACATCCAGTTCGACGAGACCGGCAATCGGAAGCGCAAGTATCGTtatggtgatgaggatgagttCGAGGCTGAACAGGAGGAACGCCGGCGCCGCGCAGAGCTGGATCGCCTGTTCAAGTCGTTCGCGGAAAAGATTGCCGAGGCGGGCCGCAACGAAGGCATTGAGGTGGACATGCCACTCCGCGACCTTGGTTTCAACGGTGTACCGTTCCGCAGTAACGTGTACATCCAGCCCACCACGGAGTGTCTCATCCAGATCACCGAACCTCCATTCATGGTTATCACCCTTGAGGACATTGAAGTCGCACATCTGGAACGTGTTCAGTTTGGTCTCAAAAACTTTGATCTGGTGTTTGTCTTCAAGGACTTCACGAGGCCACCATACCACATCAACACCATTCCTGTCGAGTCTTTGGAAGACGTCAAGGAGTTCCTTGACTCGTCTGACATTGCCTTCTCAGAGGGTCCTCTCAACCTCAACTGGGGTGTCATCATGAAAACGGTCACTGCCAATACCCACCAATTTTTCTTGGATGGTGGCTGGGGCTTCCTGCAGAAcgacagcgacgacgacgaagtggaggaggaggaagaggagagcgCCTTCGAAATTGACGAGAGCGAATTGGAGGACGCTTCCGAGTCTAGCGAAGAGGATTCCGAATACGACTCCAACGCCTCGGAGGAGGCCAGCGATGAGGCGGAAgacagcgaggaggaggagggcgaggattGGGATGAGCTGGAGAGGAAGGCTAAGAAGCGTGACAGGGAGAGCGgcttcgacgacgaggaggaacgTGCGGCACCCAAGAAGCGGAGAAAGTAG
- a CDS encoding GAF domain nucleotide-binding protein: protein MVHADASNFAANVTKEEAYQQVLDQAEGLFYEQRNWVCNLSNCAALLWHAFKSLPAPSNQVNWAGFYTLNHPSTTELILGPFQGKVACQTIAFGRGVCGAAAATKTTQLVPDVDAFPGHIACDGDSKSEIVVPIVVDDRVVAIIDVDCAELNGFDEVDKVWLEKLADLVGRSCDWP from the exons ATG GTTCACGCCGACGCTTCCAACTTTGCTGCCAACGTCACCAAGGAAGAGGCCTACCAGCAGGTTCTTGACCAAGCTGAAGGTCTGTTCTATGAGCAGAGGAACTGG GTTTG CAATTTGTCCAACTGCGCTGCCCTTCTCTGGCACGCTTTCAAGTCTCTTCCGGCTCCGAGCAACCAGGTCAACTGGGCTG GCTTCTACACCCTCAACCACCCCTCCACTACCGAACTCATTCTAGGCCCTTTTCAAGGTAAAGTAGCCTGCCAAACCATCGCCTTCGGCAGGGGCGTATGCGGTGCCGCAGCCGCCACCAAGACCACTCAGCTCGTTCCCGACGTCGACGCCTTTCCCGGCCACATCGCCTGCGACGGCGACAGCAAGAGCGAGATTGTGGTTCCCATTGTGGTGGATGATAGGGTGGTGGCCATCATCGATGTGGACTGTGCGGAGCTGAACGGGTTCGATGAGGTCGATAAGGTGTGGTTGGAGAAGTTGGCGGATTTGGTGGGCAGGAGCTGTGACTGGCCTTGA
- a CDS encoding actin polymerization protein Bzz1, whose protein sequence is MAEGEIAPSFGTVLKDGFKPANVYVANNIAFFDDVQAFFRERSAAEKRYSAELSAIAKKYYDKKAKKSTSLSVGDTPTMTPGSLESASMTTWSTILTKLELVASEHDRLANEFVTKIAEPIKEVAIKLDAQRKRQVEYAEKLEKEKEAQYAALQKVKTKYDSVCQDVESKRKKSESAFDKAKAQSSFQHQLQEMNNMKNTYLIAINVTNKQKEKHYHEFLPEVMDNLQDLAEFRTMKLNGFWSEATQLEFSMLQNCSGEVDHMAKEIVRNEPQLDSMMYMQHNTGAFQEPPDKVFEPSPVWHDDDSMVTDEPAKIYLRNVLNKSKGQLGELRREVDKKRREVETTKRAKQRVLEGTEQTQDEFLVLTQLFLQQEDLHQVDRKRLTAEVETSTITSAVGDVTLGAKSHNFKSQTFKIPTNCDLCGERIWGLSAKGFDCRDCGYTCHSKCEMKVPAECPGELNKEERKKYKQERQELANTLLKPSTSSSHVNEMPDLTRSNTVSSVRSGYAASAQRSISGPISPGDDAPPDVPNTRPPAASPEPSSVPRKNRILAPPPPAFMSEVPGSASNGGGHQEQKAKMLYTFEAGGEGELSVLEGRELVVLEPDTGSGWTRVRAGYKEGNVPTSYVEILPPTTPTALVPQHTGQSGRPPSTYSNSGSSIAASTKKKGPAVAPRRGAKKLQYVEALYDYQAGSDTEHSMTVGERFVLIKEDQGDGWAEVEKGGVTKSVPANYVQTV, encoded by the exons ATGGCCGAGGGCGAAATCGCGCCATCCTTTGGCACCGTGCTCAAG GATGGCTTTAAACCGGCCAATGTCTATGTGGCCAACAACATTGCCTTCTTTGACGATGTGCAGGCTTTCTTCCGTGAAAGGAGCGCCGCCGAGAAGCGATATAGCGCCGAGCTGAGCGCAATAGCAAAGAAGTACTATGACAAGAAAGCCAAAAAGTCAACGAGCCTGAGTGTCGGCGACACCCCCACAATGACCCCTGGGTCCCTTGAGAG CGCCTCGATGACTACATGGTCTACCATTCTAACCAAGCTTGAACTGGTCGCCAGCGAACACGATCGACTCGCGAACGAGTTTGTCACCAAGATTGCGGAACCGATCAAAGAAGTGGCCATTAAACTGGACGCGCAACGCAAGCGCCAAGTCGAATATGCCGAAAAgctagaaaaagaaaaagaagcccAGTATGCCGCACTGCAGAAGGTCAAGACCAAGTACGACTCGGTATGCCAGGATGTTGAGAGCAAACGCAAAAAGTCAGAGTCGGCATTCGACAAGGCAAAGGCGCAGAGTTCGTTTCAACACCAGCTACAAGAGATGAACAACATGAAGAACACCTACCTGATCGCCATCAACGTTACCAACAAGCAAAAGGAGAAGCACTACCACGAATTCCTTCCCGAAGTTATGGACAACCTGCAAGATCTTGCCGAGTTCCGCACAATGAAGTTGAACGGGTTTTGGTCCGAAGCCACTCAGCTTGAGTTTTCCATGCTTCAGAACTGCAGTGGTGAGGTTGACCACATGGCCAAGGAGATTGTGCGGAATGAACCTCAGCTAGATTCGATGATGTACATGCAGCACAACACCGGTGCCTTCCAGGAGCCTCCCGACAAGGTGTTTGAGCCAAGCCCAGTATGGCACGATGACGATTCCATGGTTACGGACGAGCCAGCCAAAATCTATTTGCGCAATGTGCTGAATAAGTCAAAGGGCCAACTTGGAGAATTGCGGCGTGAGGTAGATAAGAAGAGGCGAGAGGTGGAAACAACCAAGCGAGCGAAGCAGAGGGTGCTTGAAGGGACAGAGCAAACACAGGATGAGTTCTTGGTTCTCACGCAGCTCTTCTTGCAGCAAGAGGACCTGCATCAGGTCGACCGGAAGCGGCTGACAGCAGAGGTCGAGACGTCCACCATTACTTCAGCCGTTGGTGACGTGACACTGGGTGCCAAGAGCCACAATTTTAAGTCGCAAACCTTCAAGATTCCCACTAACTGCGATCTGTGCGGAGAGAGAATATGGGGCTTGTCAGCCAAGGGCTTCGATTGCCGAGACTGCGGGTATACTTGCCATAGCAAATGCGAGATGAAGGTACCGGCCGAGTGTCCAGGGGAGCTGAACAAGGAGGAGCGTAAAAAATATAAGCAAGAACGACAAGAGCTGGCCAACACGCTGCTTAAGCCTTCCACATCGTCGAGCCATGTTAACGAGATGCCTGATCTCACTCGGTCAAACACAGTCAGCTCGGTGCGTTCTGGGTATGCGGCCAGCGCTCAACGATCGATTTCCGGGCCTATTTCGCCTGGCGACGATGCGCCTCCAGATGTCCCTAACACGAGGCCACCGGCAGCCTCACCAGAACCGTCTAGCGTACCCCGGAAGAATCGTATCCTGGCCCCGCCACCCCCGGCATTCATGAGCGAAGTGCCAGGAAGCGCCTCTAATGGCGGGGGGCATCAGGAACAGAAGGCGAAGATGCTATACACCTTCGAAGCTGGAGGTGAAGGCGAACTCTCAGTGCTCGAGGGAAGAGAACTTGTGGTCTTGGAACCAGATA CGGGAAGCGGGTGGACAAGGGTGCGGGCTGGCTACAAGGAAGGCAATGTACCGACATCATACGTCGAGATACTACCACCAACTACTCCTACGGCTCTCGTACCACAGCACACGGGCCAATCGGGCCGGCCACCATCGACTTACTCCAACAGCGGCTCATCCATCGCGGCCtcaacgaagaagaaggggccTGCAGTGGCGCCAAGACGGGGAGCCAAGAAGCTGCAGTATGTTGAGGCGCTGTACGATTACCAAGCTGGTAGCGACACGGAGCATAGCATGACGGTGGGCGAGAGATTCGTTCTGATCAAGGAGGACCAAGGAGACGGGTGGGCAGAGGTTGAGAAAGGAGGAGTGACAAAGAGTGTCCCGGCGAACTACGTCCAGACTGTATAG